In Siniperca chuatsi isolate FFG_IHB_CAS linkage group LG24, ASM2008510v1, whole genome shotgun sequence, the DNA window ACCAAGTGAATTTGCCTTTTTGGATAATAAACTTGAACTTCCACAGAGGTCTTGTTGcagtttttcagtttaaatgatCTTGCACTTTAAGGCCCCAACTGGTTATCTATTTTTAAATTCCCCGACACTTTGTGATCCGTCCACATAAGTTATCAGATTCTGTCACAGAAGAGAGAACTCCATACGaatttcatgtcattttattATCTGTACATTATGATGAAATTTTCAACTCTTTTGTTCCCACCATAGTCCTCAACAGCACAAACATGTTCTTCTGTTGACAAAAGCAGCTAAAAAGCTGCAGCCAGTGCAGCCGTCATGTGAAGGACATCACAGAGGACGTTTTCCTCTCTGAATCTCTGAAAGTCCCAGACTTTAACTGAGCAGAATACAACCTCTTACATAAGGTCGTTCTTTCTAAATTGCACAAACTCCACGAGGACGTCTGAGAATGCCTAACAccaattttatatttacactTTTTTCACAATACATCTCTTCGTTGTCTGAAGGTTTCTTTTAGGAATCCGCACAGTAACACAGATTTTCCAACAGGTCAGGGGCCCCAAAGCCAGAACCTGTATGAATTCATGTTAATGAACATTTCATGTAGAAATTCAAAGAGCTCAGTCGAGAGTATCCTAGTCCTGCCCATAACGAGTCCATACCACATTTACTTTTCAATGAAGTAACGCAACTTTAATATATTAGACAGCAGAATAGCTGTACTTCAGGAAAATATAACCTGTATCATGTTTTTATCCATTTGATATAATATTTGAAGAGAGGATCGCCAGTGTGGATCAGGAGTTGTAAAGCCTGTTTTCAGTGAACAAATTACTGAAGTTCAGGTGCAACAGCAGCACTTTATAGTTAACCTGCAAAATGTTGCTGtcagaagcaaaaaaaacaacaaaaacaatacacGGAAGTGCATCTGAACAATGgataaaattaaacataaaaaagtaaaaaatattctgtGTGTAGGGATAAAAATCAATGACAAACAGCTGCGATGTTTTGCTGAAATGTTCATCTGCCTTTATTAATTTTAGATAAAATGACTGAACACTGCGGCCTGTTCATAAATCTCttcatgtttattttcctgCAGCAAAATAAGTACAAAACCACCGTTTCTCTCGTTGACATGATACAAAATAAAACGCAGAAGAAGAACAGCTGCTGCATGCTGTCAGGCTAAATGTGACATTATTAAAGCACTGCAGTGACATGAGGAGATAAATACATTAAGGTGATGATGTTTACATGCATCGGAaggctgaaaacacaacaaaatacagctgtTATCTTTCCTGCAGCTTTTCCGCAGATGTTAAAAGGTCAAGCTTCGATATGTACACACAGCTGTATGGATGTGGACTCTATGGCACTTGGTGGCCCCCTGCTGTTCACAGGAACACACTGCACTCTTTCTGGTGGTAGTGGTcgtcatttatatatatttgtgtgtgtgcgtcctaTGCGATAGCCACAGCAAACACACCGACCACACAGTACATAGTACGGTTTTCCCATCTCACGGTGCAGCTTCCTgcagagacaaaacaacaaaacaggcgagtgtttaaagaaaaaacacaatacataaaaaaagagaacagaactaaaagaaaacagaacagacCTAGAGAGCAGActacaacaaacagaaaacgtAACTGAATTGAATGAAACTGGTAATAaatcaatattaaatataacaTATAGCCctattaaaaacacttaaaaacagttttttcctcACGACTGTCAACGATTGCCGGGGACAACCTACAAATCATAAAGTGTAAATACAAACTGAGCTATAGCCCTAAACAGCAGCCCTGTCATAGCAGGAAGGCtattagaaaataataatcatatctCTGTTATCAACAGTGTTGTCTTTTCCTGGTCTTTTAGTTTAAGTTATAATTATCTGATATAGTTGATATAATTTCTATAATAAGTTTCTGAACTGATCTGACTCAACAAGTCAGAGCGAGCTGCTCTCAGTGTGAGTCACAGGGGAAGCTCTGCTTACCGTCCATGGCAGTGTCCCAGTAGCAGGAGTTAGCTGTGTGGAGGCCTGCTCCCGTTTTCTGCATCACAGCGCATGTCACTGTACGAGGAAACAATACGCACTTTATTCCATTTTGTATtctatttgtaatattttacttCTCTTATATAAAACACATACCTGCATCAAATTTGGATGCAGTTACACAACTCATTTTCATCCCTCTTATATAGATATGTAGAAAATTATACTTCGGGGGAATCGGAACAAGAAGAAATTTTAAGTTTTACGTGCCGAAAAAGTCAATTTCACTGTAAAAATCTGCACCCACACTACTGAAACCACAGCGGcttcacaaaaaaacagcacagacaaaaacataccGATGTACTTGTATGGTTTCCCCTGTTTGACCAGCTGTGTGAGGCAGCGCTCCACGATGCCGGCGGTCCATTTGTTCACCTGACTCTGGCTGTAGTCGTCACCCCCCACCACGTTCTCGATGCactgagacaaacacacacaaacaaacaaaaacaggtcCGTGAGACAGCTCAGGGGTTTGTCATGTGAAAGTCACTGGGTGCTGTTTCACCCTGAGGAGACTGAAAATAAAGAGTGAACACTGTTCTGCACTTCACTAAATATCCCTGTTACaaacctgagtacagcagaaaCATTAGTTTTCTGAAAATAAtatctgtattattattttttttaaaacaaaccaaaaaaaaacaacactttctcTTTAATGCTAGTGTTTTCCAAAGACCTGAGGAGTGCACTCCTAAATAACTATTTGTAAAAACTTAGATGTACTCTTTCAAAGAGACAGTGTGCACCAGTAAAAtggcactaaaaaaaaaacctcttgcTACATAAAATCCATCCTGAAGTTTCTGCCATATATGACAAAAAACAGCTTTAAGCCATCGTCGGCTCATGTCTTTATCAACCCTTTCGATCTGGCActttttacattatttcagaAGGCGGGCACAGCAACTCACCACAAAATAAAACGAGTACTTGGCTGGATAATATTTTAATACCTAAAATTTGGAGTGTTAGACCTCTGCAATACAGCACAGTTTACAGGGTGGGATTATCTACGCTGTTTGTTTTTACTACTCGtatgtttttccatttgttgATTAAGTGTCATTGCACACATTTACAATACATCCATTGGCTCAATTTAGTTGTTAAACAGAGTGACAAATGAAGCAATGTGCTCTAGAAAAATAGATGGTAATACTTTGTGTGGGTGCAAAGTTTCCTACAAACAACAGGTTGAAATTATaggtgggaaaaaaagacaaacttggGTTTGAATGTTTCACTCCATAGTTAAGAGCTGGAACAGGCTGATACGGTCTGATCAAGTGTGGAAACTAATGATTTTaacaaccttaaagctacttaaaCAGGGGAAACAAATGTTAAAGGGTTTGCATTACCTCTTTGACAATGCTATCAGCTTCTTCAGAGTTGAAGGagccctaaaaaaaaaagaaaaggaaacgaCAGACAAATATGAGCCAATGCAGgatattatacatacataattcATATACATTCTCAATTAACTAAAAGGTATAGCTGTATTGCTATGAAGGATATAGTATGAGtattaaaaacattaactttagCCTCATTATTAAGTCAAAGTTCAGCGTTAAGTCCCTGTGGGATTAATACAGGAATCGTATAACGTTAATATCTGTCACTTTCGACACCCTGGTAACTACCAAGATCAGGTCATTAGCTAATTCTTGATATAATGTGCAATGTTATGTAATGATTTCATATCGACAAATGCAGCGTTAGCATCTAAAATCATCTTGCACATAAGGTTAGGAGTGCTAGGTAGCTAGCCAGCTTTTAGCTAGCTAATTTTTTACCGTgatatattgaaaaaaaataagattcaGGGACAAACCTCGTTGCTGTTATGATATTCCTCCATTCCGGTCATCTATCGCCTGTCCAACGTGGTTATAGTCTTTGTTCTTccagttaaaaataaaagaaaaggcgAGTTTTTGTGGAAAATACGGAGCTATTGTGGACTTCCTGCGAGCTGTCAACAGAGTCAAAGAAGAGCACCAGAAACCCCGAAGAAGAAAAGGCGGTTAGCTAACTACTGACCCCTGCTGGTAGCAACACATATCTGCGCTTTAACGGTACAACTTCATAACGTTAATTCACTCGGATACATCGACAAAACGTGAAAAAGACACAATTATGTACTACTTGATGTTCTGAGATACTAGCTACTTCGAACAAATCTGTTTAGACTCACCTCTGAGACACGAAAGAGCCATTAGTTtcgttcttcttcttcttcttcttcttcttcttcttcttcttcttcttgttcttcttctgcagcATTAACTGGGACAACTGGAAGGGagctaattaatgttattagttacacctgtgcttttcctgctttccCCGATTTAATGTCAGTTTTGGCCACAATCAatcagctgtagaaatattttaattattaatttttttttttaattataactGTATTTAAAGGTTTCTTCCTTCAGTGCTACTATGCTTGCATTTTTTGTAACAATTATATTCAAAAGTAAGacatttaattactttttaacaCGTGTATGGAAATGATTAGATTTAACCAATCTAGGCAAAAATTCAGAATCCATAGAAAAAGctaatttttgttgttttacgagaaaaaaaatcaggcaATTCCAGTTCAGTGGTGCggtaaaagttttaaaaatgtacattgagAGGGCAACGATGTGTTAGGATTAAATGTATTGTGCCTTctataataatgacagtataacaaaagaaaaacaagaaaagctaTTTAAACCTCTGTATTGTTAATGCACTAATGACTTAAAATCATACTTTCCTCAATAGAGAGCTTACTCTTTTTAATATACAATATAGctcataaatatataatatagtatttacATCTATACTACAAACAGTACTGGGCTACTTAGTCTAGGTAGTaattttcagccctgagtagtgtctgcaggtagTCCTTTCAGGCGGCACATGGCCCCAACAGCCTACGTGTAGCCTGAGAGGAGAAAAATCTAAACCTCCAACTGTTTGAGACTTTTTGTGACCATTTTCTAAGACATTAAATAAGGAAAGTTTATACCGTAGAGGATCCACAGATACCTTGAATGTTGTGGAATAGCTAACTGAAAAGATCTACTTAACCCAAGCTAAAATGAAAAAGCTTTTATTGTTGAAACTGTAGAAGGTTTGAGATATCTTGGTACAGTCCTGGGCTTCTCTCAGACCTGAATACTAAGTCAAGTATTTGaaaatctgtttgtgtttctcactTTCGTTTCAAtgtgaaaactgtaaaaacagcgGAAAATCAAACTGCTCTAAATAGCTGATGTGTAACTTCAAAgtatacaaaaacaacaactcatcTTCAGCTGTATATCAAAATGCTTTACTGATATcacaaaaatccaaacaataaAAATCATAACATGAGAGTCAGTTAAATGAGATTATCATGTCATAATATAAAACTGATGCATCTCCTTGAAAGGCATACAGATCACATCAAAAGTGCAAATGTGCTCAAGGACCATGTCACAATAAATAAGATTATTTACATCCTCACAGTttaaaactcacacacacacacacacacacacctcgagGCTCAGCTGCTGGGTAGGAAATATGTGCCAcaca includes these proteins:
- the LOC122871827 gene encoding dynein light chain Tctex-type 1-like, with protein sequence MTGMEEYHNSNEGSFNSEEADSIVKECIENVVGGDDYSQSQVNKWTAGIVERCLTQLVKQGKPYKYIVTCAVMQKTGAGLHTANSCYWDTAMDGSCTVRWENRTMYCVVGVFAVAIA